The following coding sequences are from one Nicotiana tabacum cultivar K326 chromosome 1, ASM71507v2, whole genome shotgun sequence window:
- the LOC107829636 gene encoding WEB family protein At1g75720-like → MNKMEVGYCEGDVKMMRSKAEIDTSAPFRSVKEAVTLFGERVLAGELYSPNKLKQMQDGESESDNVPCKLGIVTAELEETKQRLQKAREESLFMATCLSSLEEELERTTKELENLKNIKQQSEKLQSEIEDLKFVEDMTTKLEINMASENIEFQKKRYVTFENPPILSHVVNIPKLGDDHVILQRHPSLKKKKKKSLIPYIGGIFSRKKSGSQVQ, encoded by the exons ATGAACAAAATGGAAGTAGGATATTGTGAAGGTGATGTGAAGATGATGAGATCAAAGGCAGAGATAGACACAAGTGCACCTTTTCGTTCAGTGAAGGAAGCTGTCACGTTGTTTGGCGAAAGAGTTCTTGCTGGAGAACTCTATTCTCCTAACAAACTCAAACAG ATGCAAGATGGAGAGAGTGAAAGTGACAACGTCCCCTGTAAGCTAGGAATTGTAACTGCTGAACTAGAAGAGACAAAGCAAAGGCTGCAAAAAGCACGAGAAGAAAGCTTATTCATGGCTACTTGTCTCTCTTCTTTAGAAGAAGAACTCGAAAGAACAACGAAAGAGCTCGAAAATCTAAAGAATATTAAGCAACAATCTGAGAAATTACAATCAGAGATTGAAGATCTCAAGTTTGTTGAGGACATGACGACGAAACTAGAAATTAATATGGCATCCGAAAATattgaatttcaaaagaaaagatATGTGACTTTTGAAAATCCTCCTATATTAAGCCATGTTGTTAATATTCCAAAATTAGGTGATGATCATGTTATATTGCAGAGGCATCCCTCcctcaagaagaagaaaaagaaatccctTATCCCATATATAGGGGGGATTTTTTCAAGGAAGAAAAGTGGCTCTCAAGTTCAATAA